The proteins below are encoded in one region of Peribacillus muralis:
- the secDF gene encoding protein translocase subunit SecDF has translation MVKRSRIVAFFLIVLLIFAAMGTTSKGILKDIKLGLDLQGGFEVLYEVKPLSGEKITPEVLRATVSSLERRVNVLGVSEPNIQIEGKDRIRVQLAGVKDQNNAREILSTQAKLSFRDYNDKEMMTGADLKEGGAKQTFQDNKPVVEVTLKDVNKFKEITQKISSMPSPTNVLAIWLDFEEGKDSIKDKASQDNMISAPAVSEVFNTKKVYITGQFTVDEAKELADLLDAGALPVDLKEKYSTSVGAQFGAGALNDTIIAGIIGIALIFIFMLVYYRFPGFIAVVTLSIYIFLTLLVFEWMNAVLTLPGIAALVLGVGMAVDANIITYERIRDELKLGRSVKAAYKEGTKNSLSTIMDANLTTLLAAAVLFYYGTSSVKGFATTLIISIFMSFITAVYGTRLFMSLWVKSGFLDNRKSWFGVKKKYIHNINEKINLMSLPTRFDKIDFVKHRKAFYAISIGITIIGIIFLFVFRLNLGIDFTSGTRIEVASKNVLTTEQVETEMGKAGIDVNDIKDVRLAGKENKNAVVRTVGVLNKQEIAVLKDHFKKDYGAEPNVSTVSPTVGKELAKNAIFALAIASLGIILYVSIRFEWRMAVPAVVALIHDAFFIVTIFSLLRLEVDITFIAAVLTIVGYSINDTIVTFDRIRENLRFSRKIKTVEELENIVNISIRQTLTRSINTVLTVLVTVIALTIFGSEAIRNFSIALFIGLICGVYSSLLIASQFWLDLKIRELKKKGPLNTAKEKKQSLEGQV, from the coding sequence ATGGTAAAAAGAAGCAGGATCGTTGCGTTTTTTCTAATCGTTCTTTTGATTTTCGCAGCGATGGGAACGACTTCAAAAGGAATCCTAAAGGATATCAAGCTGGGGCTTGACCTTCAAGGCGGTTTTGAAGTGTTATATGAAGTGAAGCCTCTGTCTGGGGAAAAGATCACCCCGGAAGTTTTACGGGCTACAGTAAGCTCACTTGAGCGACGTGTCAATGTTTTGGGTGTTAGCGAGCCTAATATTCAAATCGAAGGGAAAGACAGGATCAGGGTTCAGTTGGCCGGGGTTAAAGACCAAAATAACGCTCGGGAAATCCTTTCGACACAAGCTAAATTATCCTTCCGGGATTATAACGATAAGGAAATGATGACCGGAGCCGACCTGAAAGAAGGCGGCGCGAAACAAACGTTCCAAGATAATAAGCCCGTCGTTGAAGTCACATTGAAAGATGTGAACAAGTTTAAAGAAATCACGCAAAAAATTTCATCAATGCCATCACCGACGAATGTACTTGCCATCTGGCTGGACTTCGAGGAAGGCAAAGATTCCATCAAGGATAAAGCTTCACAGGACAATATGATATCCGCTCCTGCTGTCAGTGAAGTCTTCAATACGAAAAAGGTATACATTACAGGGCAATTCACGGTAGATGAGGCGAAGGAGCTTGCAGACCTACTTGATGCGGGCGCACTGCCGGTTGACTTGAAGGAAAAATACTCCACTTCCGTAGGAGCCCAATTTGGTGCAGGCGCACTGAATGATACGATTATTGCGGGCATCATCGGGATTGCACTCATATTCATTTTCATGCTTGTTTATTACCGCTTCCCGGGATTCATCGCCGTCGTCACCTTGAGCATATATATTTTCCTGACGCTGCTCGTCTTCGAGTGGATGAATGCAGTCCTTACGCTTCCAGGTATAGCGGCATTGGTGCTCGGGGTCGGGATGGCCGTCGATGCCAATATCATCACCTATGAACGGATCAGGGATGAACTCAAACTCGGACGTTCTGTAAAAGCGGCTTATAAAGAAGGTACGAAAAACTCGCTCAGCACGATCATGGATGCGAACTTGACGACCCTGCTTGCTGCAGCCGTTCTGTTCTATTACGGGACAAGCTCGGTTAAAGGGTTTGCGACGACCTTGATCATTTCGATTTTTATGAGCTTCATTACAGCCGTCTATGGTACTCGTCTTTTCATGAGCCTGTGGGTGAAAAGCGGGTTCCTCGACAATCGTAAATCATGGTTTGGCGTGAAGAAGAAATACATTCATAACATTAACGAGAAGATCAATTTAATGTCATTGCCGACACGCTTCGATAAAATCGACTTCGTCAAACATCGGAAGGCCTTTTATGCCATTTCGATCGGAATTACGATTATCGGGATCATCTTCCTGTTCGTTTTCCGCTTGAATCTGGGAATCGACTTCACGAGCGGTACCCGCATTGAAGTCGCGTCTAAAAATGTCCTTACGACTGAACAAGTCGAAACCGAAATGGGCAAGGCCGGCATTGATGTCAATGATATCAAGGATGTCAGACTTGCCGGGAAAGAAAACAAAAATGCTGTCGTCCGGACGGTAGGGGTCCTTAATAAGCAGGAAATCGCTGTCTTGAAGGATCATTTCAAGAAGGATTACGGAGCAGAGCCGAATGTGAGCACCGTATCCCCGACTGTAGGGAAAGAGCTTGCCAAAAATGCCATCTTTGCCTTGGCGATCGCCTCACTCGGAATCATTTTGTATGTTTCGATACGGTTCGAATGGCGAATGGCTGTACCGGCCGTCGTAGCGCTCATTCATGATGCGTTCTTCATCGTTACGATTTTCAGCTTGCTTCGCCTTGAGGTCGATATCACCTTCATTGCTGCGGTACTGACAATTGTCGGTTATTCCATCAATGATACGATCGTTACGTTTGACCGGATTCGGGAAAACCTGCGTTTCAGCCGTAAAATCAAAACCGTCGAAGAGCTTGAGAACATCGTCAATATCAGTATCAGGCAAACGCTGACGAGATCGATCAATACGGTACTGACGGTACTCGTTACGGTTATCGCCTTGACGATTTTCGGCAGTGAAGCGATCAGGAACTTTTCGATTGCCCTGTTCATCGGGTTGATATGCGGCGTGTACTCATCACTATTGATCGCTTCGCAATTCTGGCTTGATTTGAAAATCAGGGAATTGAAGAAGAAAGGTCCGCTGAATACGGCAAAAGAAAAGAAACAAAGTCTTGAAGGGCAAGTTTAA
- a CDS encoding post-transcriptional regulator codes for MAKMNHPYESYYVKVRPFLKSKREEFQMVGLNAVTEEDIWGTLTKNKWKRPQDNIHLHELVADIVTFSSNQFMTFQMVEAYKSPSLFEPLSEEELKELLKE; via the coding sequence ATGGCGAAAATGAATCATCCCTATGAAAGCTACTATGTAAAGGTACGTCCATTTTTGAAGAGCAAGCGCGAGGAATTTCAAATGGTCGGGTTGAATGCCGTGACGGAAGAGGATATTTGGGGAACCTTAACGAAAAACAAATGGAAGCGCCCGCAGGATAACATTCACCTTCACGAGCTTGTCGCGGATATCGTGACATTTTCGAGCAACCAGTTCATGACCTTTCAAATGGTCGAAGCATATAAATCACCAAGCCTATTTGAGCCGCTATCCGAGGAGGAATTGAAAGAACTTTTAAAGGAATGA
- the spoVB gene encoding stage V sporulation protein B, with product MSKFLKGTLILLIASLITRVLGFINRIVIARFIGEEGVGLYMMALPTLFLVVNITQLGLPIAISKFVAEANARGDERKIKKILVVSLACTFALSMIFTPAMLLFAPVLSEYLFTDPRTVWPLMAIAPIVPIIAISSVLRGYFQGKQNMKPFAFSQVIEQVARITFIAVLTKAFLPYGIEYAAAGAMFASIIGELVSLIYLLTSFKLKKHFKFRKNFFKNVKSGKGTFTELMGIALPSTGSRMIGSLSWFFEPIVVAQSLALAGVTAAAATSQYGELTGYALPLLMLPSFITSSLATALVPAVSEARTTGNFLLVEHRLQQALKITFITGCLAVVILFIFAEPILQVMYGSSHAAVFIKFLAPFFILFYFQFPLQSMLQALDLAKAAMFNSLAGNILKIGVIWLLASKESFGIMGAAVGIAVGSMLVTFLHFSTVLKVVPFTLHFRSYISALIIALISGWGGYYLYQAPLSAQPLVPRLLLSVTVVILLFTFFLLMTGSIKKADLIRIPVVGGFLSKFAWK from the coding sequence ATGTCTAAATTTTTAAAAGGGACGCTGATATTATTAATCGCAAGCCTGATTACAAGAGTTCTTGGGTTCATTAACCGCATTGTCATCGCCCGCTTCATCGGCGAAGAAGGCGTTGGTTTATATATGATGGCTTTACCGACCCTCTTTCTCGTCGTTAACATTACCCAATTGGGGCTGCCGATCGCGATTTCCAAATTCGTGGCCGAGGCCAATGCCCGGGGTGACGAACGGAAAATCAAAAAGATCCTCGTCGTTTCTTTGGCCTGCACCTTTGCTCTATCGATGATTTTCACTCCAGCGATGCTGTTGTTCGCACCGGTTCTCTCAGAATACTTATTCACCGATCCGCGAACGGTCTGGCCCCTGATGGCGATTGCACCAATCGTACCGATCATTGCGATATCATCCGTACTGCGCGGGTATTTCCAAGGCAAGCAAAATATGAAGCCTTTCGCTTTCTCGCAAGTGATCGAACAGGTGGCACGCATCACTTTCATCGCCGTCCTGACGAAAGCCTTTTTGCCATATGGGATTGAATATGCGGCTGCCGGGGCGATGTTCGCCTCGATAATCGGTGAGCTCGTCTCTCTCATTTACCTTTTGACTAGCTTCAAGCTTAAGAAGCATTTTAAGTTCAGGAAGAACTTTTTCAAAAATGTGAAGTCGGGTAAGGGGACGTTCACGGAATTGATGGGAATCGCCCTTCCTTCCACCGGAAGCAGGATGATCGGCTCCCTTTCATGGTTTTTCGAGCCGATAGTGGTGGCCCAGAGCTTGGCCCTTGCCGGTGTCACCGCGGCCGCAGCCACCAGTCAATACGGCGAGCTGACAGGATATGCCCTGCCATTACTGATGCTTCCTTCTTTCATTACATCATCCTTGGCGACCGCCCTTGTACCGGCAGTCAGCGAGGCTCGCACGACCGGAAACTTCCTGCTTGTTGAACACAGGCTGCAGCAGGCCCTGAAAATCACATTTATCACAGGCTGCTTAGCCGTCGTCATTTTGTTCATCTTTGCCGAACCGATCCTGCAGGTGATGTACGGCTCATCACATGCCGCCGTTTTCATAAAATTCCTGGCACCTTTCTTCATCCTCTTTTACTTCCAGTTCCCGCTGCAATCCATGCTTCAAGCATTGGACCTTGCAAAAGCGGCCATGTTCAACAGCCTGGCGGGTAACATTCTTAAAATCGGTGTGATCTGGCTGCTTGCATCAAAGGAAAGCTTCGGGATCATGGGGGCAGCGGTCGGGATAGCGGTCGGTTCAATGCTCGTCACCTTCCTGCATTTTTCCACCGTGCTGAAAGTCGTTCCCTTCACGCTGCATTTCAGGAGTTATATATCAGCTTTGATCATTGCACTAATCTCAGGCTGGGGCGGCTATTATTTGTATCAAGCCCCACTCTCGGCACAACCGCTCGTACCAAGGCTGTTGCTGTCCGTAACGGTCGTGATCCTGCTGTTCACCTTTTTCCTGCTCATGACGGGCAGTATAAAAAAAGCAGACCTGATCCGGATTCCTGTAGTGGGCGGATTCTTATCGAAGTTTGCCTGGAAATAA
- a CDS encoding DUF421 domain-containing protein yields the protein MEEGCVIEVETYLAIIFRTTVIYLVILFLFRMMGKREVGELSILDLVVSIMIGDIAVLSFEDLDKPFFRQITPMFVLAFIQIVLAFISLKSIRFRNIVDGTPQIIINQGKIDEKAMRKQRYNFDDLLTQLREQGINDLNDVQFAILESSGKLSVIKNTQGKRSKMKETPYPLIVDGKIQEDNLYKIGKNQFWLRHQLKKHGEVKIQEISICGYIDGQFYIDTNETKK from the coding sequence ATGGAAGAAGGATGTGTTATTGAAGTGGAAACCTATCTGGCTATTATTTTTAGAACGACGGTGATCTATCTAGTCATCTTATTCCTTTTCCGAATGATGGGTAAGCGGGAAGTTGGGGAACTGAGCATTCTGGATTTAGTGGTATCCATCATGATAGGGGACATTGCAGTCCTATCCTTTGAAGATTTGGATAAACCATTTTTCCGGCAAATCACCCCGATGTTCGTTCTGGCTTTCATCCAGATCGTCTTGGCTTTCATTTCCTTGAAAAGCATCAGGTTTCGGAATATCGTCGACGGTACGCCGCAGATCATCATCAATCAAGGGAAAATAGATGAAAAGGCGATGCGTAAGCAACGATATAATTTTGATGATTTATTGACACAGTTGAGGGAGCAAGGGATCAATGATCTCAATGATGTACAATTTGCCATCCTCGAATCCTCGGGGAAACTTTCAGTCATCAAAAATACCCAAGGGAAAAGGTCAAAAATGAAGGAAACCCCTTATCCTCTTATCGTTGATGGAAAGATTCAGGAAGACAATCTTTATAAAATTGGCAAAAATCAATTTTGGCTCCGGCACCAGTTGAAAAAACATGGTGAAGTGAAAATTCAAGAGATTTCGATTTGCGGGTACATAGATGGCCAATTTTATATCGATACAAATGAAACGAAGAAATGA
- a CDS encoding TIGR04086 family membrane protein, producing MSVAVIYGVGSIFAIAMIASLIVSILLRFTSLTESSLTYVVMIVSFLSLFIGGFISGGKGKKQGLFLGGSTGLLYLLVVFLFQYLGHDALFTIKQWIYYGCFVITAMMGGVLGVNMSSDSRTD from the coding sequence ATGAGTGTCGCCGTAATTTATGGCGTTGGCTCCATCTTTGCCATAGCGATGATTGCAAGTTTGATCGTTTCCATCCTTCTTCGTTTCACTTCATTGACGGAATCATCCCTGACATACGTGGTCATGATCGTATCCTTTTTATCGTTGTTCATTGGTGGATTCATTTCAGGAGGCAAAGGTAAAAAGCAAGGACTTTTCTTAGGCGGCAGCACAGGATTGCTTTATCTTTTGGTCGTGTTCCTTTTTCAATATTTGGGGCATGATGCCCTCTTTACCATCAAGCAATGGATTTACTATGGCTGCTTTGTCATCACGGCCATGATGGGCGGCGTGCTTGGGGTCAATATGAGCTCCGACTCACGCACCGACTAA
- the yajC gene encoding preprotein translocase subunit YajC, which translates to MAITQILPLILMFVLFYFLLIRPQQKRQKATQSMQSSLKKGDKVATIGGMHGTIDAIDELQIVIKSPDGTKLTFDRAAIREITESAPNKEVSI; encoded by the coding sequence ATGGCTATAACTCAAATACTTCCATTAATCTTAATGTTCGTATTGTTCTATTTCCTATTGATCCGCCCGCAGCAAAAACGCCAAAAAGCTACTCAAAGCATGCAAAGCAGCTTGAAAAAAGGTGATAAGGTTGCCACTATCGGCGGCATGCATGGAACAATCGATGCCATCGATGAATTGCAAATCGTCATTAAGTCACCAGATGGTACTAAATTGACATTCGATCGCGCTGCAATCCGTGAAATTACGGAAAGTGCACCGAATAAAGAAGTATCCATATAA
- the tgt gene encoding tRNA guanosine(34) transglycosylase Tgt: MTAIRYELIKTCKQTGARLGRVHTPHGSFDTPAFMPVGTLATVKTMSPEDLKQMGAGIILSNTYHLWLRPGHEIIKEAGGLHKFMNWDRAILTDSGGFQVFSLSEFRKIEEEGVHFRNHLNGDKLFLSPEKAMEIQNALGSDIMMAFDECPPFPATEEYMKKSVERTSRWAERCLNAHERPNDQGLFGIVQGGEFENLRKQSAKDLVSLDFPGYAIGGLSVGEPKDIMNRVLEFTSPLLPTNKPRYLMGVGSPDSLIDGAIRGVDMFDCVLPTRIARNGTLMTSNGRLVVKNAKYARDFGPIDENCDCHVCKNYSRAYIRHLIKCEETFGIRLTTYHNLHFLLNLMEQVRQAIREDRLGDFREEFFEQYGFNQPNARNF; this comes from the coding sequence TTGACAGCAATACGATACGAGTTAATCAAAACATGTAAACAGACCGGGGCGCGGCTAGGCAGGGTCCATACGCCGCATGGTTCTTTCGATACACCGGCATTTATGCCGGTAGGGACGCTTGCTACTGTCAAGACGATGTCCCCGGAAGATCTGAAGCAGATGGGTGCAGGGATCATCCTCAGTAATACGTACCATCTATGGCTACGTCCTGGGCATGAAATCATCAAGGAAGCTGGTGGATTGCATAAGTTCATGAACTGGGATCGGGCGATTTTGACGGATTCCGGCGGCTTCCAAGTCTTCAGTTTGAGCGAATTCCGCAAAATTGAGGAAGAGGGCGTACATTTCAGGAACCATCTCAATGGCGATAAACTATTTTTATCTCCTGAAAAAGCGATGGAAATCCAAAACGCGCTTGGCTCCGATATCATGATGGCATTTGATGAATGCCCGCCATTCCCGGCAACCGAGGAGTATATGAAGAAATCGGTTGAACGGACATCACGCTGGGCGGAGCGTTGCTTGAATGCCCATGAACGTCCGAATGACCAAGGGCTGTTCGGGATCGTTCAAGGCGGAGAGTTTGAAAATCTTCGCAAACAAAGTGCAAAAGACCTTGTCTCCCTTGACTTCCCGGGTTATGCTATTGGAGGACTATCCGTAGGGGAACCGAAGGATATCATGAACCGCGTGCTTGAGTTTACAAGTCCGCTTCTGCCAACCAATAAACCGCGTTACCTGATGGGTGTCGGTTCGCCTGACTCCTTGATCGATGGGGCCATACGCGGTGTCGATATGTTTGACTGTGTACTGCCGACGCGAATTGCGCGTAATGGTACATTGATGACGAGCAATGGCCGCCTTGTCGTGAAAAATGCAAAGTATGCACGCGACTTTGGTCCTATCGACGAAAATTGCGATTGCCATGTCTGCAAGAATTACAGCCGTGCCTATATCCGCCATTTGATTAAATGTGAAGAAACTTTTGGGATTCGTCTTACGACTTATCATAACCTGCATTTTCTGTTAAACTTGATGGAACAGGTCAGACAAGCCATTCGAGAAGATCGTCTTGGAGACTTTAGGGAAGAGTTTTTTGAGCAGTATGGTTTCAATCAACCAAATGCGAGAAACTTCTAA
- the queA gene encoding tRNA preQ1(34) S-adenosylmethionine ribosyltransferase-isomerase QueA produces MKLDMFDFHLPEELIAQVPLEDREASRLMVLDKETGKIEHDVFSHITEYIKPGDCLVLNDTRVLPARLYGSKEGTGAKIEVLLLKQEHDDVWETLVKPAKRIKEGSTIFFGDGKLSAVCTGVLEHGGRILEFRYEGIFYEILDKLGEMPLPPYIKEQLDDQDRYQTVYARERGSAAAPTAGLHFTEHLLEKLKGMGVHIAFITLHVGLGTFRPVSVDDIDSHEMHSEFYQMTEGTARLLNEVKEKGGKIITVGTTSTRTLETIASGNAGVFKEASGWTSIFIYPGYEFKGIDAMITNFHLPKSTLIMLISALAGREHVLHAYETAVEEKYRFFSFGDAMLIK; encoded by the coding sequence ATGAAATTGGATATGTTTGATTTTCATTTACCGGAGGAATTGATTGCCCAGGTTCCTTTGGAAGATAGGGAAGCAAGTCGGTTGATGGTGCTGGACAAGGAAACGGGCAAGATCGAGCATGATGTCTTCAGCCATATCACTGAATATATCAAACCGGGAGATTGCCTTGTTTTGAATGATACGAGGGTGCTGCCGGCACGATTATATGGAAGCAAGGAAGGAACCGGTGCAAAAATAGAGGTTTTACTGCTCAAGCAGGAGCATGATGATGTCTGGGAAACCCTTGTAAAGCCAGCCAAACGAATAAAAGAAGGCTCGACCATCTTCTTTGGCGATGGTAAGTTAAGTGCCGTCTGTACAGGCGTACTTGAGCATGGAGGCCGTATCCTGGAGTTTCGATATGAAGGTATTTTCTACGAAATACTGGATAAGCTTGGGGAAATGCCGCTGCCTCCATATATTAAGGAGCAGCTTGACGATCAGGATCGTTATCAAACGGTATATGCGCGTGAAAGAGGATCCGCAGCCGCACCGACGGCCGGACTGCACTTTACCGAGCATTTGCTTGAGAAGCTGAAAGGAATGGGAGTACATATCGCCTTCATTACGCTTCATGTCGGGCTTGGAACGTTCCGCCCGGTCAGTGTGGACGATATCGACAGCCATGAAATGCATTCGGAATTTTACCAAATGACCGAAGGCACTGCCCGTTTGCTTAATGAAGTGAAAGAAAAAGGCGGTAAAATCATCACCGTCGGTACAACCTCCACAAGGACTTTGGAAACGATTGCCTCCGGTAATGCTGGCGTCTTCAAGGAAGCAAGCGGCTGGACGAGCATCTTCATCTATCCCGGTTATGAGTTTAAAGGGATCGATGCCATGATTACGAATTTCCATTTACCGAAATCGACTTTAATCATGCTTATTTCTGCCTTGGCTGGAAGGGAGCATGTTCTGCATGCCTATGAAACGGCAGTGGAAGAAAAATACAGGTTCTTTAGTTTTGGAGATGCAATGTTAATTAAGTAA